From a single Sus scrofa isolate TJ Tabasco breed Duroc chromosome 13, Sscrofa11.1, whole genome shotgun sequence genomic region:
- the PTPN23 gene encoding tyrosine-protein phosphatase non-receptor type 23 isoform X2: MEAVPRMPMIWLDLKEAGDFHFQSAVKKFVLKNYGENPEAYNEELKKLELLRQNAVRVPRDFEGCSVLRKYLGQLHYLQSRVPMGSGQEAAVPVTWTEIFSGKSVAHEDIKYEQACILYNLGALHSMLGAMDKRVSEEGMKVSCTHFQCAAGAFAYLREHFPHAYSVDMSRQILTLNVNLMLGQAQECLLEKSMLDNRKSFLVARISAQVVDYYKEACRALENPDTASLLGRIQKDWKKLVQMKIYYFAAVAHLHMGKQAEEQQKFGERVAYFQSALDKLNEAIKLAKGQPDTVQDALRFAMDVIGGKYNSAKKDNDFIYHEAVPALDTLQPVKGAPLVKPLPVNPTDPAVTGPDIFAKLVPMAAHEASSLYSEEKAKLLREMMAKIEDKNEVLDQFMDSLQLDPETVDNLDAYSHIPPQLMEKCAALSVRPDTVRNLVQSMQVLSGVFTDVEASLKDIRALLEEDELLEQKLQEAVGQAGASTAVSKAELAEVRREWAKYMEVHEKASFTNSELHRAMNLHVGNLRLLSGPLDQVRAALPTPALTPEDKAVLQNLKRILAKVQEMRDQRVSLEQQLRELIQKDDITASLVTTDHSEMKKLFEEQLKKYDQLRVYLEQNLAAQDNVLRALTEANVQYAAVRRVLSELDQKWNSTLQTLVASYEAYEDLMKKSQEGKDFYADLESKVAALLERAQSTCQAREAARQQLLDRELKKKPPPRPTAPKPLLPRREEGEVVEPGDLPEELRSLPPDTFLGAAARLHFPPGPFPSSAGPGPHYLSGVLPPGTYSGPTQVLQPRAPPAPGHPAVAMAPGPPLYAAPAFTPELGLVPRSSPQHGVVSSPYGGVGPPPPVAGLPSAPPPQFSGPELAMGVRPATTTVDSVQAPISSHTAPRPTPTPAPPQPCFPGHPPQPLPMPYAYPVGAKQPLTAPPAQHHFSPGIPTGFSVPRIGPQPHPTRTVFGPQPPQQPLPLQHPHLFPSQAPGLVPPQPPYPFAPQPGVLGQPPPTLHTQLYSGPSQDPLPPHSGALPFPSPGPPQPPHPTLAYGPAPSPRPMGPQAAPLSIRGPPPAGQPTSTPNLVPSPAPSPGPGPVPPRPPASEPPSCLRRGAAAADLLSSSPESQHGGTQPPGGGQPLLQPTKVDAAEGRRPQALRLIERDPYEHPERLQQLQQELEAFRGQLGDTGSLDAVWRELQEAQEHDARGRSIAIARCYSLKNRHQDVMPYDSNRVVLRSGKDDYINASRVEGLSPYCPPLVATQAPLPGTAADFWLMVHEQKVSVIVMLVSEAEMEKQKVARYFPTERGQPMVHGALSLALSSVRTTETHVERVLSLQFRDQSLKRSLVHLHFPTWPELGLPDSPGNLLRFIQEVHAHYLHQRPLHTPIVVHCSSGVGRTGAFALLYAAVQEVEAGNGIPELPQLVRRMRQQRKHMLQEKLHLKFCHEAVVRHVEQVLQRHGVLPPCRPSASISVSQKVMEGALESAGDSSCLVDPSLPILSSQNHLPPDSQDLVLGGDVPISSIQATIAKLSIRPSGGLDSPAASLPGPVEAAGLPPTSLPESTQLPSSSPPPLSSPLPEAPQPEEEPPVPEVPTLGPPSSSLELLASLTPEAFSLDSSLRGKQRMSKQNFLQAHNGQGLRAARPTDDPLSLLDPLWTLNKT; this comes from the exons AATGCCGTTCGTGTTCCACGAGACTTTGAGGGCTGCAGTGTCCTCCGCAAGTACCTGGGCCAGCTCCACTACCTGCAGAGTCGGGTCCCCATGGGCTCAGGCCAGGAGGCCGCTGTTCCTGTCACTTG GACCGAGATCTTCTCAGGCAAATCTGTGGCCCATGAAGACATCAAGTATGAGCAGGCCTGCATTCTCTACAACCTTG GGGCGCTGCATTCGATGCTGGGGGCCATGGACAAGCGGGTGtctgaggag ggcaTGAAGGTCTCTTGCACTCACTTCCAGTGTGCGGCCGGCGCCTTCGCCTACCTGCGTGAGCACTTCCCTCACGCCTATAGCGTTGACATGAGCCGGCAGATCCTCACTCTCAATGTCAACCTCATGCTG GGCCAAGCTCAGGAGTGTCTTCTGGAAAAGTCCATGTTGGACAACAGGAAGAGCTTTCTAGTGGCCCGCATCAGCGCACAG GTAGTGGATTACTACAAGGAGGCATGCCGGGCCTTGGAGAACCCTGACACCGCCTCGCTGCTGGGCCGGATCCAGAAGGACTGGAAGAAGCTTGTGCAGATGAAGATCTACTactttgcagctgtggctcat CTGCACATGGGGAAGCAGGCTGAGGAGCAGCAGAAGTTTGGGGAACGG GTCGCATACTTCCAGAGTGCTCTGGACAAGCTCAATGAAGCCATCAAGCTGGCCAAG GGCCAGCCTGACACTGTGCAAGATGCGCTTCGTTTCGCTATGGATGTCATTGGGGGAAA GTACAATTCAGCCAAGAAGGACAACGATTTCATCTACCATGAGGCCGTCCCAGCACTGGACACCCTTCAGCCTGTAAAAG GTGCCCCCTTGGTGAAGCCCTTACCAGTGAACCCCACAGACCCGGCTGTTACAGGCCCTGACATCTTCGCCAAACTGGTACCCATGGCTGCCCATGAAGCCTCATCACTGTACAG TGAGGAGAAGGCCAAGCTACTTCGGGAGATGATGGCCAAGATTGAAGACAAAAATGAGGTCTTGGA CCAGTTTATGGATTCACTGCAGCTGGACCCTGAGACGGTGGACAACCTTGATGCCTACAGCCACATCCCTCCCCAGCTCATGGAGAAGTGTGCTGCTCTCAGTGTCCGGCCTGACACTGTCAGGAACCTCGTCCAGTCCATGCAAG TGCTGTCAGGTGTGTTCACGGATGTGGAGGCCTCCCTGAAGGACATCAGGGCCCTGCTAGAGGAGGATGAGCTGCTAGAACAGAAGTTGCAGGAGGCAGTGGGCCAGGCGGGGGCCAGCACAGCAGTTTCCAAGGCGGAGCTGGCAGAGGTGAGGCGAGAGTGGGCCAAGTACATGGAGGTCCATGAGAAGGCCTCCTTCACCAACAGTGAGCTGCACCGCGCCATGAATCTGCATGTTGGCAACCTGCGCCTGCTCAGTGGGCCACTGGACCAGGTCCGGGCCGCCCTGCCCACACCGGCCCTTACCCCTG AGGACAAGGCAGTGCTGCAGAACCTGAAGCGCATCCTGGCCAAGGTGCAGGAGATGCGGGACCAGCGTGTGtccctggagcagcagctgcgTGAGCTTATCCAGAAGGATGACATCACCGCCTCGCTGGTTACTACAGACCACTCAGAGATGAAG AAGTTGTTCGAGGAGCAGCTGAAGAAGTATGACCAGCTGAGGGTGTACCTGGAGCAGAACTTGGCTGCCCAGGACAATGTCCTCCGGGCACTGACAGAGGCCAACGTGCAGTATGCAGCTGTGCGGCGGGTGCTTAGCGAACTGGACCAGAA GTGGAACTCCACTCTGCAGACCCTGGTGGCCTCCTATGAAGCTTATGAGGACCTGATGAAGAAATCCCAGGAGGGCAAGGACTTCTATGCGGACCTGGAGAGCAAGGTGGCTGCTCTCTTGGAACGGGCACAGTCCACCTGCCAGGCCCGAGAGGCGGCCCGGCAGCAACTCCTGGACAG GGAGTTGAAGAAGAAACCACCACCAAGGCCTACAGCCCCAAAGCCACTGCTGCCCCGCAGGGAGGAGGGCGAGGTGGTGGAGCCAGGAGACCTGCCCGAAGAGCTGCGCAGCCTGCCCCCCGACACCTTCCTGGGAGCTGCTGCCCGGCTCCACTTCCCTCCTggccccttccccagctctgcAGGACCTGGACCCCACTATCTCTCAGGAGTCTTACCGCCTGGGACCTACTCGGGCCCCACCCAGGTGTTACAGCCCAGAGCCCCCCCGGCCCCTGGGCACCCTGCAGTGGCCATGGCACCTGGACCTCCCCTCTATGCAGCCCCAGCTTTCACCCCAGAGCTGGGCCTTGTGCCCCGATCTTCGCCCCAGCATGGTGTGGTGAGCAGTCCCTATGGGGGGGTGGGCCCACCTCCACCAGTTGCAGGCTtgccctcagccccacccccccagTTCTCAGGCCCTGAGTTGGCCATGGGGGTTCGGCCAGCTACCACCACAGTAGATAGTGTCCAGGCCCCCATCTCCAGCCACACAGCACCACGgccaacccccacccctgctcctccccagccctgcttccCCGGACACCCACCACAGCCCCTCCCCATGCCCTATGCCTACCCTGTGGGGGCCAAGCAACCCCTCAcagcacccccagcccagcaccactTTTCTCCTGGGATCCCCACAGGTTTTTCTGTCCCAAGGATTGGGCCTCAGCCTCATCCCACACGAACGGTGTTTgggccccagcctccccagcagCCCCTTCCACTCCAGCATCCACACCTTTTCCCATCTCAGGCGCCAGGACTGgtacccccccaacccccctaTCCCTTTGCTCCTCAGCCTGGTGTCCTGGGGCAGCCACCACCCACCCTGCACACCCAGCTCTACTCAGGCCCCTCTCAGGACCCTCTGCCCCCCCACTCAGGGGCACTGCCTTTCCCTAGCCCTGGACCCCCTCAACCTCCCCATCCCACCCTAGCATAtggtcctgccccctcccccaggcccatgGGCCCCCAGGCAGCCCCTCTCTCCATTCGAGGCCCTCCACCTGCTGGCCAGCCCACATCCACTCCCAACCTGGTGCCTTCACCTGCCCCATCACCGGGGCCTGGCCCAGTACCTCCTCGGCCCCCTGCATCAGAGCCACCATCATGTCTGCGCCGGGGTGCAGCAGCTGCAGATTTGCTTTCCTCCAGCCCCGAGAGTCAGCATGGAGGCACTCAGCCCCCTGGGGGTGGACAGCCTCTGCTGCAGCCTACAAAGGTGGATGCAGCTGAGGGCCGGCGGCCACAGGCCCTACGGCTGATTGAGCGGGACCCCTATGAGCACCCCGAGAGGCTACAGCAGTTGCAGCAGGAGCTGGAGGCCTTTCGGGGCCAGCTGGGTGATACAGGGTCTCTTGACGCTGTATGGCGGGAGCTGCAAGAAGCACAAGAGCATGATGCCCGTGGCCGTTCCATCGCCATTGCCCGCTGCTACTCCCTGAAGAACCGGCACCAGGACGTCATGCCCTATGACAGCAACCGCGTGGTGCTGCGCTCGGGTAAGGACGACTACATTAACGCCAGCCGCGTGGAGGGGCTCTCGCCGTACTGTCCGCCCTTGGTGGCCACCCAGGCGCCTTTGCCTGGTACAGCTGCTGACTTCTGGCTCATGGTGCACGAGCAGAAAGTGTCAGTCATTGTCATGCTGGTGTCTGAGGCCGAGATGGAGAAG CAAAAGGTGGCACGCTACTTCCCTACAGAGAGGGGCCAGCCCATGGTGCATGGAGCCCTGAGCCTGGCCCTGAGCAGTGTCCGCACCACAGAGACCCATGTGGAGCGGGTGCTAAGCCTTCAGTTCCGTGACCAGAGCCTCAAGCGCTCGCTTGTGCACCTCCACTTTCCTACTTGGCCAGAGTT AGGCCTGCCTGACAGTCCTGGCAACCTGCTCCGCTTCATCCAGGAGGTGCATGCTCATTACCTGCACCAGCGCCCCCTGCACACGCCCATCGTTGTGCACTGCAG CTCCGGGGTGGGCCGCACAGGAGCCTTTGCACTGCTCTACGCGGCTGTGCAGGAGGTTGAGGCTGGAAACGGGATCCCTGAGCTGCCTCAGCTGGTGCGGCGCATGCGGCAGCAGAGGAAACACATGCTGCAGGAGAAG CTGCACCTCAAGTTCTGCCATGAGGCGGTGGTGAGACATGTGGAACAGGTCCTGCAGCGCCATGGCGTGCTCCCTCCATGCAGACCCTCAGCCAGCATCAGTGTCAGCCAGAAGGTGATGGAGGGAGCCCTGGAGTCTGCTGGGGACAGCTCCTGCCTTGTGGACCCCTCTTTACCCATTCTCTCTTCTCAGAATCACCTTCCTCCGGATTCCCAGGACCTGGTCCTCGGTGGGGACGTGCCCATCAGTTCCATCCAGGCCACTATTGCAAAACTCAGTATTCGGCCTTCTGGGGGCTTGGATTCCCCGGCTGCCAGCCTGCCTGGGCCTGTAGAGGCCGCAGGCCTGCCACCAACCAGCCTCCCAGAGTCCACCCAACTTCCATCCTCGTCCCCACCGCCCCTCTCTTCACCCCTGCCTGAGGCTCCCCAGCCTGAGGAGGAACCACCAGTACCAGAAGTCCCCACCCTGgggcccccctcctcctccctggagctgctggcctccctCACTCCTGAAGCCTTCTCCCTGGACAGCTCCTTGCGGGGAAAGCAGCGAATGAGCAAGCAGAACTTCCTGCAGGCCCATAATGGGCAGGGTCTGCGGGCTGCCCGGCCCACTGATGACCCTCTTAGCCTTCTGGATCCACTCTGGACACTCAACAAGACCTAA
- the PTPN23 gene encoding tyrosine-protein phosphatase non-receptor type 23 isoform X4, whose translation MEAVPRMPMIWLDLKEAGDFHFQSAVKKFVLKNYGENPEAYNEELKKLELLRQNAVRVPRDFEGCSVLRKYLGQLHYLQSRVPMGSGQEAAVPVTWTEIFSGKSVAHEDIKYEQACILYNLGALHSMLGAMDKRVSEEGMKVSCTHFQCAAGAFAYLREHFPHAYSVDMSRQILTLNVNLMLGQAQECLLEKSMLDNRKSFLVARISAQVVDYYKEACRALENPDTASLLGRIQKDWKKLVQMKIYYFAAVAHLHMGKQAEEQQKFGERVAYFQSALDKLNEAIKLAKGQPDTVQDALRFAMDVIGGKYNSAKKDNDFIYHEAVPALDTLQPVKGAPLVKPLPVNPTDPAVTGPDIFAKLVPMAAHEASSLYSEEKAKLLREMMAKIEDKNEVLDQFMDSLQLDPETVDNLDAYSHIPPQLMEKCAALSVRPDTVRNLVQSMQVLSGVFTDVEASLKDIRALLEEDELLEQKLQEAVGQAGASTAVSKAELAEVRREWAKYMEVHEKASFTNSELHRAMNLHVGNLRLLSGPLDQVRAALPTPALTPEDKAVLQNLKRILAKVQEMRDQRVSLEQQLRELIQKDDITASLVTTDHSEMKKLFEEQLKKYDQLRVYLEQNLAAQDNVLRALTEANVQYAAVRRVLSELDQKWNSTLQTLVASYEAYEDLMKKSQEGKDFYADLESKVAALLERAQSTCQAREAARQQLLDRELKKKPPPRPTAPKPLLPRREEGEVVEPGDLPEELRSLPPDTFLGAAARLHFPPGPFPSSAGPGPHYLSGVLPPGTYSGPTQVLQPRAPPAPGHPAVAMAPGPPLYAAPAFTPELGLVPRSSPQHGVVSSPYGGVGPPPPVAGLPSAPPPQFSGPELAMGVRPATTTVDSVQAPISSHTAPRPTPTPAPPQPCFPGHPPQPLPMPYAYPVGAKQPLTAPPAQHHFSPGIPTGFSVPRIGPQPHPTRTVFGPQPPQQPLPLQHPHLFPSQAPGLVPPQPPYPFAPQPGVLGQPPPTLHTQLYSGPSQDPLPPHSGALPFPSPGPPQPPHPTLAYGPAPSPRPMGPQAAPLSIRGPPPAGQPTSTPNLVPSPAPSPGPGPVPPRPPASEPPSCLRRGAAAADLLSSSPESQHGGTQPPGGGQPLLQPTKVDAAEGRRPQALRLIERDPYEHPERLQQLQQELEAFRGQLGDTGSLDAVWRELQEAQEHDARGRSIAIARCYSLKNRHQDVMPYDSNRVVLRSGKDDYINASRVEGLSPYCPPLVATQAPLPGTAADFWLMVHEQKVSVIVMLVSEAEMEKQKVARYFPTERGQPMVHGALSLALSSVRTTETHVERVLSLQFRDQSLKRSLVHLHFPTWPELGLPDSPGNLLRFIQEVHAHYLHQRPLHTPIVVHCSSGVGRTGAFALLYAAVQEVEAGNGIPELPQLVRRMRQQRKHMLQEKLHLKFCHEAVVRHVEQVLQRHGVLPPCRPSASISVSQKNHLPPDSQDLVLGGDVPISSIQATIAKLSIRPSGGLDSPAASLPGPVEAAGLPPTSLPESTQLPSSSPPPLSSPLPEAPQPEEEPPVPEVPTLGPPSSSLELLASLTPEAFSLDSSLRGKQRMSKQNFLQAHNGQGLRAARPTDDPLSLLDPLWTLNKT comes from the exons AATGCCGTTCGTGTTCCACGAGACTTTGAGGGCTGCAGTGTCCTCCGCAAGTACCTGGGCCAGCTCCACTACCTGCAGAGTCGGGTCCCCATGGGCTCAGGCCAGGAGGCCGCTGTTCCTGTCACTTG GACCGAGATCTTCTCAGGCAAATCTGTGGCCCATGAAGACATCAAGTATGAGCAGGCCTGCATTCTCTACAACCTTG GGGCGCTGCATTCGATGCTGGGGGCCATGGACAAGCGGGTGtctgaggag ggcaTGAAGGTCTCTTGCACTCACTTCCAGTGTGCGGCCGGCGCCTTCGCCTACCTGCGTGAGCACTTCCCTCACGCCTATAGCGTTGACATGAGCCGGCAGATCCTCACTCTCAATGTCAACCTCATGCTG GGCCAAGCTCAGGAGTGTCTTCTGGAAAAGTCCATGTTGGACAACAGGAAGAGCTTTCTAGTGGCCCGCATCAGCGCACAG GTAGTGGATTACTACAAGGAGGCATGCCGGGCCTTGGAGAACCCTGACACCGCCTCGCTGCTGGGCCGGATCCAGAAGGACTGGAAGAAGCTTGTGCAGATGAAGATCTACTactttgcagctgtggctcat CTGCACATGGGGAAGCAGGCTGAGGAGCAGCAGAAGTTTGGGGAACGG GTCGCATACTTCCAGAGTGCTCTGGACAAGCTCAATGAAGCCATCAAGCTGGCCAAG GGCCAGCCTGACACTGTGCAAGATGCGCTTCGTTTCGCTATGGATGTCATTGGGGGAAA GTACAATTCAGCCAAGAAGGACAACGATTTCATCTACCATGAGGCCGTCCCAGCACTGGACACCCTTCAGCCTGTAAAAG GTGCCCCCTTGGTGAAGCCCTTACCAGTGAACCCCACAGACCCGGCTGTTACAGGCCCTGACATCTTCGCCAAACTGGTACCCATGGCTGCCCATGAAGCCTCATCACTGTACAG TGAGGAGAAGGCCAAGCTACTTCGGGAGATGATGGCCAAGATTGAAGACAAAAATGAGGTCTTGGA CCAGTTTATGGATTCACTGCAGCTGGACCCTGAGACGGTGGACAACCTTGATGCCTACAGCCACATCCCTCCCCAGCTCATGGAGAAGTGTGCTGCTCTCAGTGTCCGGCCTGACACTGTCAGGAACCTCGTCCAGTCCATGCAAG TGCTGTCAGGTGTGTTCACGGATGTGGAGGCCTCCCTGAAGGACATCAGGGCCCTGCTAGAGGAGGATGAGCTGCTAGAACAGAAGTTGCAGGAGGCAGTGGGCCAGGCGGGGGCCAGCACAGCAGTTTCCAAGGCGGAGCTGGCAGAGGTGAGGCGAGAGTGGGCCAAGTACATGGAGGTCCATGAGAAGGCCTCCTTCACCAACAGTGAGCTGCACCGCGCCATGAATCTGCATGTTGGCAACCTGCGCCTGCTCAGTGGGCCACTGGACCAGGTCCGGGCCGCCCTGCCCACACCGGCCCTTACCCCTG AGGACAAGGCAGTGCTGCAGAACCTGAAGCGCATCCTGGCCAAGGTGCAGGAGATGCGGGACCAGCGTGTGtccctggagcagcagctgcgTGAGCTTATCCAGAAGGATGACATCACCGCCTCGCTGGTTACTACAGACCACTCAGAGATGAAG AAGTTGTTCGAGGAGCAGCTGAAGAAGTATGACCAGCTGAGGGTGTACCTGGAGCAGAACTTGGCTGCCCAGGACAATGTCCTCCGGGCACTGACAGAGGCCAACGTGCAGTATGCAGCTGTGCGGCGGGTGCTTAGCGAACTGGACCAGAA GTGGAACTCCACTCTGCAGACCCTGGTGGCCTCCTATGAAGCTTATGAGGACCTGATGAAGAAATCCCAGGAGGGCAAGGACTTCTATGCGGACCTGGAGAGCAAGGTGGCTGCTCTCTTGGAACGGGCACAGTCCACCTGCCAGGCCCGAGAGGCGGCCCGGCAGCAACTCCTGGACAG GGAGTTGAAGAAGAAACCACCACCAAGGCCTACAGCCCCAAAGCCACTGCTGCCCCGCAGGGAGGAGGGCGAGGTGGTGGAGCCAGGAGACCTGCCCGAAGAGCTGCGCAGCCTGCCCCCCGACACCTTCCTGGGAGCTGCTGCCCGGCTCCACTTCCCTCCTggccccttccccagctctgcAGGACCTGGACCCCACTATCTCTCAGGAGTCTTACCGCCTGGGACCTACTCGGGCCCCACCCAGGTGTTACAGCCCAGAGCCCCCCCGGCCCCTGGGCACCCTGCAGTGGCCATGGCACCTGGACCTCCCCTCTATGCAGCCCCAGCTTTCACCCCAGAGCTGGGCCTTGTGCCCCGATCTTCGCCCCAGCATGGTGTGGTGAGCAGTCCCTATGGGGGGGTGGGCCCACCTCCACCAGTTGCAGGCTtgccctcagccccacccccccagTTCTCAGGCCCTGAGTTGGCCATGGGGGTTCGGCCAGCTACCACCACAGTAGATAGTGTCCAGGCCCCCATCTCCAGCCACACAGCACCACGgccaacccccacccctgctcctccccagccctgcttccCCGGACACCCACCACAGCCCCTCCCCATGCCCTATGCCTACCCTGTGGGGGCCAAGCAACCCCTCAcagcacccccagcccagcaccactTTTCTCCTGGGATCCCCACAGGTTTTTCTGTCCCAAGGATTGGGCCTCAGCCTCATCCCACACGAACGGTGTTTgggccccagcctccccagcagCCCCTTCCACTCCAGCATCCACACCTTTTCCCATCTCAGGCGCCAGGACTGgtacccccccaacccccctaTCCCTTTGCTCCTCAGCCTGGTGTCCTGGGGCAGCCACCACCCACCCTGCACACCCAGCTCTACTCAGGCCCCTCTCAGGACCCTCTGCCCCCCCACTCAGGGGCACTGCCTTTCCCTAGCCCTGGACCCCCTCAACCTCCCCATCCCACCCTAGCATAtggtcctgccccctcccccaggcccatgGGCCCCCAGGCAGCCCCTCTCTCCATTCGAGGCCCTCCACCTGCTGGCCAGCCCACATCCACTCCCAACCTGGTGCCTTCACCTGCCCCATCACCGGGGCCTGGCCCAGTACCTCCTCGGCCCCCTGCATCAGAGCCACCATCATGTCTGCGCCGGGGTGCAGCAGCTGCAGATTTGCTTTCCTCCAGCCCCGAGAGTCAGCATGGAGGCACTCAGCCCCCTGGGGGTGGACAGCCTCTGCTGCAGCCTACAAAGGTGGATGCAGCTGAGGGCCGGCGGCCACAGGCCCTACGGCTGATTGAGCGGGACCCCTATGAGCACCCCGAGAGGCTACAGCAGTTGCAGCAGGAGCTGGAGGCCTTTCGGGGCCAGCTGGGTGATACAGGGTCTCTTGACGCTGTATGGCGGGAGCTGCAAGAAGCACAAGAGCATGATGCCCGTGGCCGTTCCATCGCCATTGCCCGCTGCTACTCCCTGAAGAACCGGCACCAGGACGTCATGCCCTATGACAGCAACCGCGTGGTGCTGCGCTCGGGTAAGGACGACTACATTAACGCCAGCCGCGTGGAGGGGCTCTCGCCGTACTGTCCGCCCTTGGTGGCCACCCAGGCGCCTTTGCCTGGTACAGCTGCTGACTTCTGGCTCATGGTGCACGAGCAGAAAGTGTCAGTCATTGTCATGCTGGTGTCTGAGGCCGAGATGGAGAAG CAAAAGGTGGCACGCTACTTCCCTACAGAGAGGGGCCAGCCCATGGTGCATGGAGCCCTGAGCCTGGCCCTGAGCAGTGTCCGCACCACAGAGACCCATGTGGAGCGGGTGCTAAGCCTTCAGTTCCGTGACCAGAGCCTCAAGCGCTCGCTTGTGCACCTCCACTTTCCTACTTGGCCAGAGTT AGGCCTGCCTGACAGTCCTGGCAACCTGCTCCGCTTCATCCAGGAGGTGCATGCTCATTACCTGCACCAGCGCCCCCTGCACACGCCCATCGTTGTGCACTGCAG CTCCGGGGTGGGCCGCACAGGAGCCTTTGCACTGCTCTACGCGGCTGTGCAGGAGGTTGAGGCTGGAAACGGGATCCCTGAGCTGCCTCAGCTGGTGCGGCGCATGCGGCAGCAGAGGAAACACATGCTGCAGGAGAAG CTGCACCTCAAGTTCTGCCATGAGGCGGTGGTGAGACATGTGGAACAGGTCCTGCAGCGCCATGGCGTGCTCCCTCCATGCAGACCCTCAGCCAGCATCAGTGTCAGCCAGAAG AATCACCTTCCTCCGGATTCCCAGGACCTGGTCCTCGGTGGGGACGTGCCCATCAGTTCCATCCAGGCCACTATTGCAAAACTCAGTATTCGGCCTTCTGGGGGCTTGGATTCCCCGGCTGCCAGCCTGCCTGGGCCTGTAGAGGCCGCAGGCCTGCCACCAACCAGCCTCCCAGAGTCCACCCAACTTCCATCCTCGTCCCCACCGCCCCTCTCTTCACCCCTGCCTGAGGCTCCCCAGCCTGAGGAGGAACCACCAGTACCAGAAGTCCCCACCCTGgggcccccctcctcctccctggagctgctggcctccctCACTCCTGAAGCCTTCTCCCTGGACAGCTCCTTGCGGGGAAAGCAGCGAATGAGCAAGCAGAACTTCCTGCAGGCCCATAATGGGCAGGGTCTGCGGGCTGCCCGGCCCACTGATGACCCTCTTAGCCTTCTGGATCCACTCTGGACACTCAACAAGACCTAA